The Anabaena sp. WA102 genome contains a region encoding:
- a CDS encoding putative Ig domain-containing protein, translating into MKADNQVAYFPIYGTNKNEYPNAITTGLDGSIYVAGSTGGQLDGQNNNGGIDAFITKYTSDRTKPKVWTKLLGTSSDDSVNAITTGLDGSIYVAGSTGGQLDEQNNNGGIDAFITKYTIDGTKVWTKLLGTSSDDSVNAITTGLDGSIYVAGSTGGQLDEQPNIEGNASFVRNISNDEEVTNNEAPTANAIADQNAKQDNVFNFQLPTNTFTDIDADDVLTYSATLENGDALPSWLTFNSTTRTFSGTPTNDNVGNLNVKAIATDKAGTSANDIFAIAVEKIIDNQSTTVGTPGDDKLIATPGSQFDGQNNIVFTGAGKDEVDLSTVSVFPNSGNNIVDLGSGEDTIFVNKGDRAFGSDGNDTFNAKDGQGGNRISGGLGDDTFYLGSNDRALGGDGKDIFRVSLGGGNLISGGAGADQFWIVNAELPSSANTVLDFQLGTDVIGIQGAVSLGITTSTLKLNQVGADTAIVFNNQTLATLTGIQASSLSLTDSKQFVFA; encoded by the coding sequence TTGAAAGCTGATAATCAAGTGGCTTACTTCCCGATATACGGAACTAATAAAAATGAATACCCAAATGCTATAACAACAGGATTAGATGGTTCTATATATGTTGCCGGTTCGACTGGAGGACAGCTGGACGGACAAAATAATAATGGTGGTATTGACGCTTTTATTACAAAATATACAAGTGATCGTACTAAACCTAAAGTATGGACAAAGCTCTTAGGAACTAGTAGTGATGATTCTGTCAATGCTATAACAACAGGATTAGATGGTTCTATATATGTTGCCGGTTCCACTGGAGGACAGCTGGACGAGCAAAATAATAATGGTGGCATTGACGCTTTTATTACAAAATATACAATTGATGGTACTAAAGTATGGACAAAGCTCTTAGGAACTAGTAGTGATGATTCTGTCAATGCTATAACAACAGGATTAGATGGTTCTATATATGTTGCCGGTTCCACTGGAGGACAGCTGGACGAGCAACCCAATATTGAGGGTAATGCTAGTTTTGTTCGAAATATTTCGAATGATGAGGAGGTTACTAATAATGAAGCTCCCACAGCAAATGCAATTGCAGACCAAAACGCTAAACAAGATAACGTCTTTAACTTCCAACTTCCCACCAATACTTTCACAGATATTGATGCTGATGATGTTCTTACCTATTCAGCCACATTAGAAAATGGCGATGCTTTACCAAGTTGGTTAACTTTCAATTCTACAACTCGCACCTTTAGCGGTACTCCCACTAATGATAATGTAGGGAATTTGAATGTTAAGGCGATCGCTACAGATAAAGCCGGAACATCTGCTAATGATATTTTTGCGATCGCAGTCGAAAAAATCATTGACAACCAATCTACAACTGTAGGAACTCCAGGAGATGATAAATTAATTGCTACTCCTGGTAGTCAATTCGATGGTCAAAACAATATTGTATTTACAGGTGCAGGTAAAGATGAGGTAGACCTGTCCACTGTATCTGTTTTTCCCAACTCAGGTAACAATATCGTTGATCTGGGTAGCGGTGAAGATACAATTTTTGTGAATAAAGGCGATCGCGCTTTCGGTAGTGACGGTAATGACACCTTTAATGCTAAAGATGGTCAAGGTGGCAACCGCATATCCGGTGGTCTTGGGGATGATACCTTCTACTTGGGTAGCAATGACCGCGCTTTAGGTGGTGATGGTAAAGATATCTTCAGAGTTAGTCTTGGTGGTGGTAACTTAATTTCCGGTGGTGCTGGTGCTGACCAATTCTGGATTGTCAATGCTGAATTACCCTCTTCGGCTAATACCGTGCTTGACTTCCAACTGGGTACTGATGTCATTGGTATTCAAGGTGCTGTCAGTTTAGGTATTACCACATCCACACTCAAGTTAAATCAAGTTGGTGCTGATACTGCGATTGTCTTCAACAATCAAACTTTAGCGACTCTGACTGGGATTCAAGCCAGTAGCTTGAGTTTGACAGATTCTAAACAGTTTGTCTTTGCTTAG
- a CDS encoding ATP-binding protein has protein sequence MLNIEEIIEIADNQVFEHQGHHLNDLQRAILEGTLQGRSYADIATEHHHSEKYIKDSASKLWKSLSQAVGKKVNKFNVKSTLGRCSFSSTNIFKGIQINSGNFFKESAPSPENHEIIHKQEQITSHLDLKDAPEIGDFYGRKVELSLLQQKILQGKCNLITLLGIKGIGKTALALKLVDNIKENFEFVIYKSLKSLPSLTQLITETIYPNDQVIPDNSPHQLSQFKKAIEKHSYLIIIDDVNCIFSKHQVSGKYQQGYEEYGNLFKLLSTTKHQSCLIINSSEEIRELSIPRSPTSQRSRGSKWDLN, from the coding sequence GTGTTAAATATTGAAGAGATAATTGAAATTGCAGATAACCAAGTCTTTGAGCATCAAGGACACCATCTCAATGATTTACAAAGAGCTATCCTGGAAGGGACACTACAGGGTAGATCTTACGCAGATATCGCCACAGAACACCACCACAGCGAAAAATACATCAAGGATAGCGCCAGTAAACTGTGGAAATCCTTATCTCAAGCAGTTGGAAAAAAAGTTAATAAATTTAATGTCAAGTCAACTTTAGGTAGATGTAGTTTCTCTTCAACTAATATTTTTAAAGGAATACAAATCAATAGTGGTAATTTTTTTAAAGAATCTGCACCATCACCAGAAAATCATGAAATTATCCATAAACAAGAACAGATAACCTCTCATCTAGATTTAAAAGATGCACCTGAAATCGGTGATTTTTATGGACGCAAAGTAGAATTATCATTACTACAACAAAAAATCCTCCAAGGAAAATGTAATTTAATAACCTTACTGGGTATTAAAGGTATTGGAAAAACTGCTTTAGCTTTAAAATTAGTTGATAATATCAAAGAAAATTTTGAGTTTGTTATTTATAAAAGTTTAAAATCTCTACCCAGTTTAACACAACTAATCACAGAGACAATTTACCCTAATGATCAGGTTATTCCAGATAATTCACCTCATCAACTTTCACAATTTAAAAAAGCCATAGAAAAACACTCTTATCTGATTATCATTGACGATGTTAACTGTATTTTTTCAAAGCATCAAGTATCAGGTAAATATCAACAAGGGTATGAAGAATACGGAAATCTATTTAAATTATTATCAACAACCAAACATCAAAGTTGTCTAATTATCAATAGTAGTGAGGAAATTCGTGAATTATCGATCCCTAGATCCCCAACTTCTCAAAGAAGTCGGGGATCTAAATGGGATCTAAATTAA
- a CDS encoding Uma2 family endonuclease has product MMITQALELQPNILEDISEDIIFPPSDLYSDEPPVETELHLEQIMLLIKSLKWLWKERTDFYAVGNLSIYYSPHQKKSEDVRGPDFFVVLGTERKTRKSWVVWEENGKYPNLIVEILSPTTAKTDRETKKELYQDTFRTPEYFWFDPYSLEFAGFYLIHGKYQPVEPNEKGHLWSQELDLYLGIVQGLLRYFTPDGDLVPTPEESAEFEAQRAAIEAQRATIEAQRAAMFDEKAQRLAAKLRELNIDPDTI; this is encoded by the coding sequence ATGATGATTACTCAAGCACTGGAATTACAACCTAACATCTTAGAAGATATATCAGAAGATATCATTTTCCCCCCCAGTGACCTATATAGTGATGAACCTCCCGTGGAAACAGAACTGCATCTCGAACAAATAATGCTCTTAATAAAATCTCTCAAATGGTTATGGAAAGAGAGAACTGATTTTTATGCTGTTGGAAATCTGAGTATTTACTATAGTCCTCATCAAAAGAAATCAGAAGATGTGAGAGGTCCAGATTTTTTCGTAGTTTTAGGAACAGAACGGAAAACTAGAAAAAGTTGGGTAGTGTGGGAAGAAAATGGTAAATATCCTAACCTGATTGTGGAAATTCTCTCACCAACCACAGCTAAAACTGATAGAGAAACTAAAAAAGAACTTTATCAAGATACTTTCCGCACACCTGAGTATTTTTGGTTTGATCCCTATAGCTTAGAATTTGCAGGTTTTTATTTAATACATGGTAAATATCAACCTGTAGAACCCAATGAAAAGGGACATTTATGGAGTCAAGAATTAGATTTATATTTAGGAATTGTTCAGGGTTTATTAAGGTATTTTACACCAGATGGAGATTTAGTTCCCACACCGGAAGAAAGTGCAGAATTTGAAGCTCAAAGAGCAGCAATTGAAGCTCAAAGAGCAACAATTGAAGCCCAAAGAGCAGCAATGTTTGATGAAAAAGCTCAACGGTTAGCAGCAAAGTTGCGAGAATTAAATATTGATCCAGATACAATTTAA
- a CDS encoding type II toxin-antitoxin system VapC family toxin — translation MNGNRYVLDTNAIIALLQGNTQLIQLLQNANWIGISIISQIEFLVFSGLTQSDLQLFQQFIQRVEIVGLAAGDPVLVDKIIEIRQQYRLKLPDAVIAAITIQNSASLVTADQEFAKINRLKVINW, via the coding sequence ATGAATGGTAATCGCTATGTGCTAGATACGAATGCGATCATTGCCCTGTTACAAGGTAATACCCAACTTATTCAATTACTTCAAAATGCTAATTGGATTGGGATTTCGATTATTAGCCAGATTGAATTTTTGGTTTTTTCTGGGCTAACTCAAAGCGATCTCCAACTTTTTCAACAATTTATTCAGCGAGTGGAAATTGTTGGTTTGGCAGCAGGTGATCCGGTATTAGTTGACAAGATTATCGAAATTCGTCAGCAATATCGGTTAAAATTACCTGATGCAGTAATTGCTGCAATAACAATCCAAAATTCAGCAAGCTTAGTGACTGCTGATCAAGAATTTGCAAAGATCAACCGTTTGAAGGTCATTAATTGGTAG
- a CDS encoding protein phosphatase 2C domain-containing protein — protein MTKFQFVVNLEVAENKGEDDNLIEYFERTQIYLMGVFDGLGGRSAGYGGQTGGRIASEIASKISKEFFKQWNGKITSENAIELQKKICQALKKAADDNNMRTTSSRLKGSLVEHKLCTTIALASIPKQQTQDKIFEVNLAWMGDSRIYFLSPTKGLQQLTKDDLVTSKDAFEMLRQDPPMSQYLTADINPKWQIHFQNYRFEEAGCFLACTDGCFQYFSAPWEFEKLLLETLLNSEGDKIEDTNWRELIDQKYTEIKQDDVSLIIYAAGFNVIKHLKKSYQERLKYLQSNFIADTNNYDSLKKLWENYRIDYEYYLQFIQDIPPISHVTGIEDKSYIPVTPVTIAIANPSTNNLFEQFNELSKQKADEEVKKLYDRANYCYEHSQFQEARKLCNQALQIRPDEINPKYLLGLIYYELAEK, from the coding sequence ATGACAAAATTTCAGTTCGTAGTAAATTTAGAAGTAGCTGAAAATAAAGGTGAAGATGATAACCTAATCGAATATTTTGAACGAACACAAATTTATTTGATGGGAGTATTTGATGGTTTAGGAGGTCGTTCTGCTGGTTATGGTGGTCAAACTGGAGGACGGATTGCTTCAGAAATAGCATCGAAAATTAGTAAAGAATTTTTCAAACAATGGAATGGTAAGATAACTTCAGAAAATGCTATAGAATTACAAAAAAAAATTTGTCAAGCACTAAAAAAAGCCGCAGATGATAATAATATGCGAACCACTTCATCTCGGCTTAAAGGTTCTTTAGTAGAGCATAAACTTTGCACAACAATTGCCTTAGCTAGTATTCCTAAACAACAAACTCAGGATAAAATTTTTGAAGTTAATTTAGCTTGGATGGGAGATTCACGAATTTATTTTCTTAGTCCCACTAAAGGATTACAGCAATTAACTAAGGATGATTTAGTAACTTCCAAAGATGCCTTTGAGATGCTCAGACAAGATCCACCAATGTCTCAATATTTAACTGCTGATATCAATCCCAAATGGCAAATCCATTTTCAGAATTATAGATTTGAAGAAGCTGGCTGTTTTCTAGCTTGTACTGATGGTTGTTTTCAGTATTTTTCTGCTCCTTGGGAGTTTGAAAAATTGTTACTAGAAACACTTTTAAATTCAGAAGGTGATAAAATAGAAGATACTAATTGGAGAGAATTAATTGATCAAAAATATACCGAAATTAAACAAGATGATGTTTCTTTAATTATTTATGCGGCTGGTTTTAATGTAATAAAACATCTTAAAAAATCTTATCAAGAGCGATTAAAATATCTCCAAAGTAACTTTATTGCTGATACAAATAACTATGATAGCTTAAAAAAGCTATGGGAAAATTATAGAATTGATTATGAATATTATCTACAATTTATTCAAGATATTCCACCTATTTCTCATGTAACTGGTATAGAAGATAAATCTTATATACCAGTTACACCAGTTACTATAGCTATTGCAAATCCAAGTACAAATAACCTGTTTGAACAATTTAACGAATTGTCTAAACAAAAAGCAGATGAAGAAGTTAAAAAGCTTTATGATCGTGCTAACTATTGTTATGAACATTCTCAGTTTCAAGAAGCGCGAAAATTATGTAACCAGGCTTTACAAATAAGACCAGACGAAATTAATCCTAAATATCTATTAGGATTAATTTACTATGAATTAGCAGAAAAATAG
- a CDS encoding vWA domain-containing protein yields the protein MADNQGVTYAVDLVMCIDGTGSMGHLIEEVKSTALKFYEKLEAKMKEKTKKIDQLRAKVIVFRDYWADSPEIAMQCSEFFDLRSQSPDFANFISRIEAEGGGDEPENGLEGLGLALKSDWQKGNFSKQRYVVVVYTDASAHSLEKGGKPSNYPNNIPKTFDELTDYWHEIPVSAKRLLLFAPDASPWTVMSSWENTIHYVSAAGNGLEELEKDQILDAIANSI from the coding sequence ATGGCTGACAATCAGGGTGTAACCTATGCAGTGGACTTAGTAATGTGTATTGATGGCACAGGTTCAATGGGTCATTTGATTGAAGAGGTGAAATCAACCGCTCTGAAGTTTTATGAGAAGCTAGAAGCCAAAATGAAGGAAAAAACTAAGAAAATTGACCAACTTAGAGCTAAGGTAATTGTATTTCGGGATTATTGGGCAGATTCACCAGAAATTGCGATGCAATGTTCAGAATTTTTCGATTTGCGATCGCAGTCCCCAGATTTTGCTAATTTTATCTCTCGAATTGAAGCTGAAGGTGGTGGGGATGAACCCGAAAACGGCTTAGAAGGATTGGGGTTAGCACTTAAATCCGACTGGCAAAAAGGGAATTTTAGCAAGCAAAGATATGTGGTAGTTGTTTACACAGATGCCAGCGCTCATAGTTTAGAAAAAGGTGGAAAACCTAGCAACTACCCTAATAATATCCCAAAAACCTTTGATGAATTGACAGATTATTGGCACGAAATTCCAGTATCAGCCAAACGATTGCTTTTATTTGCTCCTGATGCTTCACCTTGGACGGTTATGAGTAGCTGGGAAAATACAATTCATTATGTTTCCGCAGCGGGTAATGGATTAGAAGAATTAGAAAAAGATCAGATTTTAGATGCGATCGCTAACAGTATATAA
- the nifD gene encoding nitrogenase molybdenum-iron protein alpha chain encodes MTSTDDKKIVEQRKELVKEVLKAYPEKAAKKREKHLNVFEEGKADCGVKSNIKSLPGVMTARGCAYAGSKGVVWGPIKDMIHISHGPVGCGYWSWSGRRNYYLGTTGVDTFGTMHFTSDFQERDIVFGGDKKLTKLIEELDVLFPLNRGVSIQSECPIGLIGDDIEAVARNTSKTIGKPVIPVRCEGFRGVSQSLGHHIANDMIRDWVFPRADKAKKDGTLKFEGTPYDVAIIGDYNIGGDAWASRILLEEMGLRVVAQWSGDGTINEMLMTPNVKMNLIHCYRSMNYISRHMEEAYGIPWLEYNFFGPTKIAASLREIASKFDAKIQANAEKVIAKYQPTMDAIVSQYRPRLEGKTVAMMVGGLRPRHVVPAFQDLGMKMIGTGYEFAHSDDYKRTTHYIENGTIVYDDVTAYEFEEFIKALKPDLVASGVKEKYVFQKMGLPFRQMHSWDYSELSNVGRKVR; translated from the coding sequence ATGACTTCGACCGACGACAAGAAGATTGTTGAACAAAGAAAAGAACTAGTTAAAGAAGTTCTCAAAGCTTACCCCGAAAAAGCTGCTAAGAAGCGTGAAAAGCATTTAAACGTATTTGAAGAAGGTAAGGCTGATTGTGGTGTTAAATCTAACATCAAATCCTTACCTGGTGTAATGACCGCTCGTGGTTGTGCTTACGCAGGTTCTAAAGGTGTGGTTTGGGGTCCTATCAAGGACATGATCCACATCAGTCACGGTCCCGTTGGTTGCGGTTACTGGTCTTGGTCTGGTCGTCGTAACTACTACTTAGGTACAACAGGTGTTGATACCTTTGGTACTATGCACTTCACCTCCGACTTCCAAGAACGCGACATCGTGTTTGGTGGTGACAAGAAACTGACTAAATTAATTGAAGAATTAGATGTATTATTCCCCCTAAACCGTGGGGTTTCTATTCAATCTGAATGTCCTATCGGTCTCATCGGGGATGACATCGAAGCAGTAGCTAGAAACACATCCAAAACCATCGGTAAGCCAGTTATTCCTGTTCGTTGCGAAGGTTTCCGTGGTGTGTCTCAGTCTTTAGGACACCACATCGCTAACGACATGATTCGTGACTGGGTATTCCCCAGAGCAGACAAGGCTAAGAAAGACGGTACATTGAAGTTTGAAGGCACTCCTTATGACGTAGCCATCATTGGTGACTACAACATCGGTGGTGACGCTTGGGCCAGCCGGATTTTATTAGAAGAAATGGGTTTGCGCGTTGTTGCTCAATGGTCTGGTGACGGTACAATCAACGAAATGTTGATGACACCAAATGTGAAGATGAACCTCATCCACTGTTACCGCTCGATGAACTACATCAGCCGTCACATGGAAGAAGCTTATGGTATACCCTGGTTAGAATATAATTTCTTTGGTCCTACCAAGATTGCTGCATCTTTACGTGAAATTGCTTCTAAGTTTGATGCAAAAATCCAAGCAAATGCTGAAAAAGTAATTGCTAAGTACCAACCTACCATGGATGCGATCGTTAGTCAATATCGCCCCCGTTTGGAAGGTAAGACAGTTGCAATGATGGTTGGTGGTTTACGTCCCCGTCACGTTGTTCCCGCTTTCCAAGATTTGGGAATGAAGATGATTGGTACTGGTTATGAGTTCGCTCACAGTGACGACTATAAACGTACTACTCACTACATCGAAAACGGAACTATCGTTTATGACGACGTTACCGCTTACGAATTTGAAGAATTCATCAAAGCATTGAAGCCAGACTTAGTTGCTTCCGGTGTGAAAGAGAAGTATGTCTTCCAAAAGATGGGTCTTCCTTTCCGTCAAATGCACTCTTGGGATTACTCCGAACTTAGTAATGTTGGTAGAAAGGTGCGTTAA
- a CDS encoding site-specific integrase gives MDRTQEAFADFHQTAITDGGYLGRMQAVENQENHLTAKLTTELKAINARLRAARVSVSVRKSGNSLQLRTTLPIKPGDIDKNGSSTKQYDISLGIPFSFDGLNTAEEEANELGKLIARKQFVWTDKYLGKTRFKAKFLTMFELVSEFENNYFQTRKRTLKSNNTFNSYFYIAKTHLPKDKLAINANFIDAVKFCPSSDSVKNELIKVIRVLCKCSGLEVPELSNLKIKAISQRKRDIPTDAEIETEYLKFETYAINRPSKLTTREDRNNWQLWRWVYGMLATYGLRPIEIFVNPDLNWWLSSENTMNTWRVNQECKTGEREALPLYPRWVESFNLKGDTEAIALLKAKIQNKITSREINAVRHGTDRWFRFVGIPFQPYDLRHAWAIRAHLMGIPIKAAADNLGHSVNMHTSIYQKWFSLENRKVAIEEAIKKKSKVEDLQDIVIRLEQENERLRIDNERLRLQMGHSLIKIELG, from the coding sequence ATGGACAGAACACAGGAAGCATTTGCCGATTTTCACCAAACAGCTATTACCGACGGGGGATATTTAGGCAGAATGCAAGCAGTAGAAAACCAAGAAAATCACTTAACGGCAAAACTGACCACAGAATTAAAGGCAATTAATGCTAGACTAAGAGCCGCTAGGGTGAGTGTTTCTGTCAGAAAATCCGGCAATTCATTACAGTTGAGAACTACTTTACCTATTAAACCAGGTGATATTGATAAAAACGGTAGCAGCACAAAGCAATATGATATTTCTTTGGGTATTCCTTTTAGTTTTGATGGTTTAAATACGGCAGAAGAAGAAGCTAATGAGTTGGGAAAATTAATTGCCAGAAAACAATTTGTTTGGACTGATAAATATTTAGGCAAAACTAGATTTAAAGCTAAGTTCCTCACCATGTTTGAGTTGGTTTCTGAGTTTGAAAATAACTATTTCCAAACTAGGAAACGCACTCTCAAAAGTAACAATACTTTTAATAGTTATTTCTACATTGCTAAAACACATTTGCCAAAAGATAAATTAGCAATAAATGCCAATTTTATTGATGCTGTGAAATTTTGCCCATCTTCCGATAGTGTAAAAAATGAATTAATTAAGGTAATTAGGGTTTTATGTAAATGCTCTGGTTTAGAAGTTCCAGAATTAAGTAATTTAAAAATCAAAGCTATTTCTCAACGTAAGCGTGATATTCCTACTGATGCAGAGATAGAAACAGAATATCTCAAGTTTGAAACCTATGCAATTAATCGTCCTAGTAAGTTGACAACTAGGGAAGATAGAAATAATTGGCAACTTTGGCGTTGGGTTTATGGGATGTTAGCAACCTATGGATTAAGACCGATTGAAATTTTTGTTAATCCTGATTTAAATTGGTGGTTATCATCAGAAAATACGATGAATACATGGCGTGTGAATCAAGAATGTAAAACGGGAGAAAGGGAAGCTTTACCATTATATCCGCGTTGGGTGGAAAGTTTTAATTTAAAAGGGGATACGGAAGCGATCGCACTATTAAAAGCAAAAATCCAAAATAAAATTACCAGTAGAGAAATCAACGCTGTACGACATGGTACAGATAGATGGTTTAGATTTGTGGGGATTCCCTTTCAACCTTACGATTTACGCCATGCTTGGGCAATTCGAGCGCATTTGATGGGGATTCCTATTAAAGCTGCTGCTGATAATTTGGGTCATTCTGTGAATATGCACACATCTATTTATCAAAAGTGGTTTAGTTTGGAAAATCGCAAGGTGGCAATTGAGGAAGCAATTAAGAAAAAATCAAAAGTTGAAGATCTACAAGATATTGTAATTAGATTGGAACAGGAAAATGAGAGGTTGAGAATTGACAATGAAAGATTGAGGTTGCAGATGGGACACAGTTTGATAAAAATTGAGTTAGGATAA
- a CDS encoding type II toxin-antitoxin system HicB family antitoxin, with protein sequence MNHHYSILIQWSDEDQKYVVSFPEFGPYAHTHGESYAEALKNGEEVLELLMEEYQLQERSLPQPLMVGSSMTIG encoded by the coding sequence ATGAATCACCATTACAGTATTTTAATTCAGTGGTCAGATGAAGATCAAAAATATGTAGTCAGTTTTCCAGAGTTTGGTCCTTATGCCCATACTCACGGAGAAAGCTATGCAGAAGCTCTAAAAAATGGAGAAGAAGTATTAGAACTTTTAATGGAAGAATATCAGTTACAAGAAAGATCACTTCCACAGCCTTTAATGGTAGGTTCTTCTATGACAATTGGTTAG
- a CDS encoding type II toxin-antitoxin system RelE family toxin: protein MAIKFRKNAIKFLEKANLEDAEKIQEKISQLLYFVEEQAIIPFTELDIKKMKGDWEGFYRLRIGKIRIVFTVNTQSGEVEIFTIGTKGDVYN, encoded by the coding sequence ATGGCCATAAAATTTCGTAAGAATGCTATTAAGTTTTTAGAAAAAGCAAATCTTGAAGATGCTGAGAAAATCCAGGAAAAAATATCCCAACTTCTATATTTTGTCGAAGAACAAGCCATTATTCCCTTTACAGAACTTGATATTAAAAAAATGAAAGGAGATTGGGAAGGATTTTATAGATTACGTATTGGTAAAATCAGAATTGTCTTTACAGTTAATACCCAATCTGGTGAAGTTGAAATTTTCACAATTGGTACAAAAGGAGATGTTTATAATTAA
- a CDS encoding helix-turn-helix domain-containing protein, translated as MTDTEMITVSEASLESGYTPQHIRLLIRQELIKARRAGGIWLIDASSLRNYIDRSPKPGPKSDKPDA; from the coding sequence ATGACTGACACCGAAATGATTACTGTTTCAGAAGCTTCTCTTGAATCAGGTTATACACCCCAGCACATTCGGCTACTTATTCGTCAAGAACTAATAAAAGCTCGTCGTGCAGGTGGAATCTGGTTAATTGATGCTTCTAGCCTACGCAATTATATAGATAGGAGTCCCAAACCAGGACCTAAATCCGACAAACCAGATGCTTGA